One segment of Curtobacterium poinsettiae DNA contains the following:
- a CDS encoding sugar transferase gives MTADALRAPRAVGATDEWSRTYSRRVLFTDLLALIWVVFGVQIAWLGLESNLATNTADLRLSYSAISIVVIVVWMSALALYDTRGARVIGVGSTEYRLVADSSVRVFGLLAIAAFLLHVDLARGYVLIAFPIGILVLLLSRWIWRQWLVAQRQQGAYSATVLLVGSPASVLHIGRELARSPEAGYRVVGAVVSTNHRGLLTGSTIQSHGGFDDVGSALRETGADTVVITSSDDLPPERVRELSWSLEPGRQHLVVAPSLTDIGGPRIHTRPVQGLPLIHVETPTYSGRKLYTKRAFDLIGAALLVVVLSPLLLVLAVLVKTTSTGPVFFRQERVGLNGSTFRMIKFRSMVVDAEERLQELSALDRAEGNDVLFKMRNDPRVTRVGGFMRRYSLDEVPQLFNVLAGSMSLVGPRPPLAREVARYDTHVHRRFLVKPGMTGLWQVSGRSDLSWEDSVRLDLYYVENWSIVADLLILWKTFKAIANSRGAY, from the coding sequence GTGACAGCGGACGCGCTCCGCGCACCGCGCGCCGTGGGCGCCACCGACGAGTGGAGCCGCACGTACTCGCGCCGCGTGCTCTTCACCGACCTGCTGGCGCTGATCTGGGTCGTCTTCGGTGTGCAGATCGCCTGGCTCGGACTCGAGTCGAACCTGGCGACCAACACCGCCGACCTGCGGCTGAGCTACTCCGCGATCTCCATCGTCGTGATCGTCGTGTGGATGAGCGCGCTCGCCCTGTACGACACCCGCGGTGCGCGGGTGATCGGTGTCGGCAGCACCGAGTACCGCCTGGTCGCAGACTCCAGCGTCCGCGTGTTCGGCCTGCTCGCGATCGCAGCGTTCCTGTTGCACGTCGACCTGGCCCGTGGCTACGTGCTCATCGCGTTCCCGATCGGGATCCTCGTCCTCCTGCTGTCGCGGTGGATCTGGCGCCAGTGGCTGGTCGCCCAGCGTCAGCAGGGCGCCTACTCGGCGACCGTGCTGCTCGTCGGGTCACCGGCCAGCGTGCTGCACATCGGCCGCGAACTCGCGCGTTCCCCCGAAGCCGGCTACCGCGTGGTCGGGGCGGTCGTGTCGACGAACCACCGCGGTCTGCTGACGGGTTCGACCATCCAGAGCCACGGCGGCTTCGACGACGTCGGCTCCGCGCTGCGCGAGACCGGTGCCGACACGGTCGTGATCACCAGCTCCGACGACCTGCCGCCGGAGCGCGTCCGCGAACTCAGCTGGTCGCTCGAGCCGGGCCGGCAGCACCTGGTGGTCGCGCCGAGCCTGACCGACATCGGTGGTCCCCGCATCCACACCCGGCCGGTGCAGGGCCTGCCGCTCATCCATGTCGAGACGCCGACGTACTCGGGGCGCAAGCTCTACACGAAGCGGGCCTTCGACCTGATCGGTGCCGCGCTGCTCGTCGTCGTCCTGTCGCCGCTGCTGCTCGTGCTCGCCGTGCTGGTGAAGACCACCTCGACCGGTCCGGTCTTCTTCCGGCAGGAGCGCGTCGGCCTGAACGGCAGCACCTTCCGGATGATCAAGTTCCGATCGATGGTCGTCGACGCCGAGGAACGCCTGCAGGAGCTCAGCGCTCTCGACCGGGCCGAGGGCAACGACGTGCTGTTCAAGATGCGGAACGACCCCCGGGTCACCCGGGTCGGCGGGTTCATGCGCCGCTACAGCCTGGACGAGGTGCCGCAGCTGTTCAACGTCCTGGCCGGCAGCATGTCGCTCGTCGGACCCCGGCCGCCGCTGGCTCGCGAGGTCGCCCGCTACGACACACACGTCCACCGTCGGTTCCTGGTGAAGCCCGGCATGACCGGCCTGTGGCAGGTGAGCGGTCGGTCCGACCTGTCGTGGGAGGATTCGGTGCGGCTCGATCTGTACTACGTGGAGAACTGGTCGATCGTGGCCGACCTCCTCATCCTCTGGAAGACCTTCAAGGCAATCGCCAACAGCCGGGGTGCGTACTGA
- a CDS encoding CPBP family intramembrane glutamic endopeptidase: protein MTNTTEVRPTAGTAARDRGGVRGLIARHPLVSFFTMALGLSWLAWVPYILSPHGMGVWDIHFPEVLGSGQFTGVLPGALLGPLGSAFIVTAVADGRAGLRRWVGRLFRWRVAWYWYALALVVVPALIVVSALPFAGGDVRAPSALAFAMLVPGLIIQLFSTGLSEEPGWRDFALPRLQHRFGGLGAAAILGPIWALWHMPLYFSDWGGWPNAHWSEPVVFALFTITFNVVMIQVFNKTRESLPLALLLHVGVNNTISTLFPEMYPSMTAGTLMIGLTIMSTIAAAVLLIATRGRLGYDPARRALPLDAPVPGDARLVGSNDGLR, encoded by the coding sequence ATGACGAACACCACCGAAGTCCGGCCCACCGCCGGCACCGCAGCCCGTGACCGAGGGGGTGTCCGCGGCCTCATCGCCCGGCACCCGCTCGTGTCCTTCTTCACCATGGCACTCGGCCTGAGCTGGCTCGCGTGGGTGCCGTACATCCTGTCCCCGCACGGCATGGGCGTGTGGGACATCCACTTCCCCGAGGTCCTGGGCAGCGGACAGTTCACGGGCGTCCTGCCCGGGGCGCTCCTCGGCCCGTTGGGCAGCGCGTTCATCGTCACGGCGGTCGCCGACGGTCGCGCGGGGCTCCGCCGTTGGGTGGGACGGCTGTTCCGCTGGCGGGTCGCCTGGTACTGGTACGCACTGGCGCTCGTCGTCGTGCCGGCCCTGATCGTCGTGTCCGCGCTGCCCTTCGCCGGTGGTGACGTGCGGGCTCCCTCGGCCCTGGCCTTCGCCATGCTCGTGCCCGGGCTGATCATCCAGCTGTTCTCGACCGGCCTGAGCGAGGAGCCCGGCTGGCGCGACTTCGCCCTGCCCCGCCTGCAGCACCGCTTCGGGGGCCTCGGCGCCGCCGCGATCCTCGGCCCGATCTGGGCGCTCTGGCACATGCCGCTGTACTTCAGCGACTGGGGCGGCTGGCCGAACGCGCACTGGAGCGAGCCCGTCGTGTTCGCCCTGTTCACCATCACCTTCAACGTCGTGATGATCCAGGTCTTCAACAAGACCCGCGAGAGCCTGCCCCTGGCCCTGCTGCTGCACGTCGGCGTGAACAACACGATCTCGACGCTGTTCCCCGAGATGTACCCGAGCATGACCGCCGGCACGCTGATGATCGGCCTGACGATCATGTCGACGATCGCCGCCGCGGTGCTCCTGATCGCGACCCGTGGCCGCCTGGGCTACGACCCCGCGCGACGCGCCCTGCCCCTCGACGCCCCGGTCCCCGGTGACGCCCGTCTCGTAGGATCCAACGATGGCCTCCGCTGA
- a CDS encoding SRPBCC family protein — protein MPVVESRCVVPVEPSVAFAVSQTQGAIRKRWDPFIRRQHLMDGASVPAKGVRTYTVQRFGLAMESEYVSYHPPSNVGMKMTKGSWFFERMGGGWHFQAAEGQPGHTLAIWRYNFTCRPQWLAPIAERIGVLVLQRDIDRRILGFARGCEDPVVLAHVAAQRAA, from the coding sequence ATGCCCGTCGTCGAGTCCCGCTGCGTCGTCCCGGTCGAGCCGTCGGTGGCCTTCGCCGTCTCGCAGACGCAGGGCGCAATCCGGAAGCGGTGGGACCCCTTCATCCGCCGCCAGCACCTGATGGACGGCGCGTCCGTGCCGGCGAAGGGCGTCCGGACGTACACGGTGCAGCGGTTCGGGCTGGCGATGGAGAGCGAGTACGTCTCGTACCACCCGCCGTCGAACGTGGGGATGAAGATGACGAAGGGCTCGTGGTTCTTCGAGCGCATGGGCGGAGGGTGGCACTTCCAGGCGGCGGAGGGGCAGCCCGGGCACACCCTCGCGATCTGGCGCTACAACTTCACCTGCCGGCCGCAGTGGCTCGCGCCGATCGCCGAGAGGATCGGCGTGCTGGTCTTGCAGCGGGACATCGACCGGCGCATCCTGGGGTTCGCCCGCGGCTGCGAGGACCCCGTCGTCCTGGCCCACGTGGCCGCCCAGCGCGCCGCCTGA
- a CDS encoding TetR/AcrR family transcriptional regulator, which yields MHIETPPMPVLDDTALRGEVIHGMITALRSRPLHEVTPEVVAAAAGVSIDVVDRTFPSWDGLLLATIDRWNEDRTVPLMPLAEQHGTIRFLRAIVTANVADPSLMRFLTATLNIAASPEHPLAPMLHARWRRFHAFVQHALERDVMLGREPGTMEPARGSEQLLATYEGLQLQSMVRPEMDLLEAFDRAVTRLREGWSRAYVPPVWDLDLVH from the coding sequence ATGCACATCGAAACGCCGCCGATGCCCGTCCTCGACGACACCGCCCTCCGTGGCGAGGTCATCCACGGGATGATCACCGCGCTGCGCTCCCGGCCGCTGCACGAGGTGACCCCCGAGGTCGTCGCGGCAGCGGCTGGCGTGTCCATCGACGTCGTCGACCGCACGTTCCCGAGCTGGGACGGCCTGCTGCTCGCCACGATCGACCGGTGGAACGAGGACCGCACCGTGCCGCTCATGCCCCTGGCCGAGCAGCACGGCACCATCCGGTTCCTCCGTGCGATCGTCACCGCGAACGTGGCCGACCCGTCGCTCATGCGGTTCCTGACGGCGACGCTGAACATCGCGGCGTCGCCCGAGCACCCGCTCGCGCCGATGCTGCACGCCCGGTGGCGTCGTTTCCACGCCTTCGTGCAGCACGCGCTCGAGCGCGACGTGATGCTCGGGCGGGAGCCCGGGACGATGGAGCCGGCCCGAGGATCGGAGCAGTTGCTCGCGACCTACGAGGGACTGCAGCTGCAGTCGATGGTGCGGCCGGAGATGGACCTGCTCGAGGCCTTCGACCGCGCCGTGACGCGTCTGCGCGAGGGCTGGTCCCGCGCCTACGTGCCGCCCGTCTGGGACCTCGACCTGGTCCACTGA
- a CDS encoding PP2C family protein-serine/threonine phosphatase, translating into MTRPTSIVESPLVRQAPISGLLVVSAVLTVVVPTLEITSAELFLASLIGTAVATVMSAVPLVLPRAGALVPVLLCLDFVTIALLRTGTGSGASVFTSLVVLPVVWWSSLDGRRNVVFSLLGVAAVILAPYVLTPDDAPAVSELARLTITVAVFGTVAVVVHELSRRARRSVRVAQDREGKVRAEIDRAAAVQRSLLPTTTGRITEDVVVAGACLPARSVGGDFFDWYPTPTGVAVTLGDVMGKGVGAGLIAAAVRSTLRSARTVEDPAEALKRASDGLSAEGIGPDLAFTTLFHARISDDGTLRWSDAGHGLSFVLRADGHVDRLRSGDMPLGLGIREEWATADGALEPGDLLVSFSDGVLDLYDDLDDTIDSVAAIARAGRDPHAVVLALSARADEVPHDDDVTVIAIRRQPVEVDTERPLAMHAD; encoded by the coding sequence ATGACTCGCCCAACCAGCATCGTCGAATCACCCCTCGTCCGTCAGGCTCCGATCAGTGGCCTGCTGGTGGTGTCGGCTGTGCTCACGGTGGTCGTGCCGACGCTCGAGATCACCTCGGCGGAGCTCTTCCTCGCGAGCCTGATCGGTACGGCGGTCGCCACGGTGATGAGCGCGGTCCCCCTCGTCCTGCCCCGCGCCGGAGCGCTCGTGCCGGTGTTGCTGTGCCTGGACTTCGTGACCATCGCGCTGCTGCGCACCGGGACCGGCTCCGGCGCGTCGGTCTTCACCTCGCTCGTGGTGCTGCCCGTCGTCTGGTGGTCGTCGCTCGACGGCCGCCGCAACGTGGTCTTCTCGCTCCTGGGCGTCGCCGCCGTCATCCTCGCCCCCTACGTCCTGACGCCGGACGACGCCCCCGCGGTGAGCGAGCTCGCTCGGCTGACGATCACGGTCGCGGTGTTCGGCACGGTCGCGGTGGTGGTGCACGAGCTCTCGAGACGCGCACGCCGGAGCGTCCGGGTCGCGCAGGACCGCGAGGGCAAGGTCCGCGCCGAGATCGACCGGGCCGCCGCGGTGCAACGATCGCTGCTCCCGACGACGACCGGCCGCATCACCGAGGACGTCGTCGTCGCGGGTGCCTGCCTGCCGGCCCGGAGTGTGGGCGGCGACTTCTTCGACTGGTACCCGACCCCGACCGGTGTCGCGGTGACCCTCGGCGACGTCATGGGGAAGGGTGTCGGCGCGGGTTTGATCGCGGCCGCGGTGCGATCGACCCTGCGCAGTGCCCGGACGGTCGAGGACCCCGCCGAGGCGCTGAAGCGGGCGTCCGACGGTCTGTCCGCGGAGGGCATCGGGCCCGACCTCGCCTTCACCACGCTGTTCCACGCCCGGATCTCCGACGACGGCACGCTCCGTTGGTCGGACGCCGGGCACGGGCTGAGCTTCGTCCTGCGCGCCGACGGACACGTCGACCGGCTGCGGTCCGGTGACATGCCGCTCGGGCTCGGCATCCGCGAGGAGTGGGCGACGGCCGACGGTGCGCTCGAACCGGGTGACCTGCTCGTCTCGTTCAGCGACGGCGTGCTCGACCTGTACGACGACCTGGACGACACGATCGACTCCGTCGCGGCGATCGCGCGCGCCGGCCGCGACCCGCACGCGGTCGTCCTCGCACTGTCGGCCCGTGCCGACGAGGTGCCGCACGACGACGACGTCACGGTGATCGCGATCCGCCGGCAGCCGGTCGAGGTGGACACGGAGCGACCGCTCGCGATGCACGCGGACTGA
- a CDS encoding sensor histidine kinase → MASAEHDALRAPAEPAAQPARPAHHPAQRDRRVDVFVALGTAVVAVGLLLGLPPLDALEPDGAALALRVPAPFTLAWTVLALGLLAQSAALLAARRAPRTVLIVVAALPVVVAALAPQSSDLFGLTALPVVVAVVLAALRVPLARLWPTLLLAGALVAAGSAVLAAVAGGAFRGDFSTGLAGSLGQGVLQAIGAVGLPLLVTLLVQSRREVRVARTAEASAVNREQDALVDAAVSRERAAMARELHDIAAHHLSGIALMAAVIDRQIDADPQRAHEGARQVREQSTAVLEDLRRLVGLLRDDAPAERAVETVAGIVDLTERARFRSDVRLDVLPGDRPLADGVGPLAQLAAYRTVQEALANAALHAPSAPCTVTIDDRDATRVVIRVENAPATVPAAGTSPSGGNGLRGMRERADLVGARLQTGPTATGGWLVELALGREAPAAPTQAADGTGVVA, encoded by the coding sequence ATGGCCTCCGCTGAGCACGACGCGCTGCGCGCACCGGCCGAGCCGGCAGCGCAGCCCGCGCGGCCGGCCCACCACCCCGCACAGCGCGACCGCCGCGTCGACGTCTTCGTCGCCCTCGGCACGGCCGTCGTCGCCGTCGGGCTGCTGCTCGGCCTGCCGCCCCTGGACGCCCTCGAGCCCGACGGTGCCGCCCTGGCGCTGCGTGTCCCCGCACCGTTCACCCTGGCGTGGACCGTCCTGGCCCTCGGCCTGCTGGCTCAGTCGGCCGCCCTCCTCGCCGCCCGTCGCGCGCCGCGCACCGTGCTGATCGTGGTCGCCGCCCTGCCGGTGGTGGTCGCGGCGCTCGCCCCGCAGTCGTCCGACCTGTTCGGCCTCACCGCGCTGCCCGTGGTCGTCGCGGTCGTCCTCGCCGCACTCCGCGTCCCGCTGGCCCGCCTGTGGCCGACGCTCCTGCTCGCCGGTGCGCTCGTCGCCGCCGGCAGCGCGGTGCTGGCCGCCGTCGCCGGTGGCGCCTTCCGCGGTGACTTCTCGACGGGCCTCGCCGGCTCGCTCGGGCAGGGCGTGCTGCAGGCGATCGGCGCGGTCGGCCTGCCCCTGCTGGTCACCCTGCTGGTGCAGTCCCGCCGCGAGGTCCGTGTCGCCCGCACCGCCGAGGCCAGCGCCGTGAACCGTGAACAGGACGCCCTGGTCGACGCCGCGGTGTCCCGCGAACGTGCCGCGATGGCCCGTGAACTCCACGACATCGCCGCGCACCACCTGTCCGGCATCGCCCTGATGGCCGCCGTCATCGACCGGCAGATCGACGCGGACCCGCAGCGCGCCCACGAGGGCGCCCGCCAGGTCCGTGAGCAGAGCACCGCCGTGCTCGAGGACCTGCGCCGCCTGGTCGGCCTGCTCCGCGACGACGCCCCAGCCGAGCGCGCCGTCGAGACGGTCGCCGGCATCGTCGACCTGACCGAACGTGCCCGGTTCCGCAGCGACGTCCGGCTCGACGTGCTGCCGGGGGACCGCCCGCTGGCCGACGGCGTCGGCCCGCTCGCGCAGCTCGCCGCCTACCGCACCGTCCAGGAGGCGCTGGCCAACGCCGCCCTGCACGCGCCGTCCGCCCCGTGCACCGTCACCATCGACGACCGCGACGCGACCCGGGTGGTGATCCGGGTGGAGAACGCTCCGGCCACCGTCCCGGCAGCGGGGACCTCTCCCTCGGGCGGCAACGGCCTGCGGGGGATGCGCGAGCGGGCGGACCTGGTCGGGGCGCGCCTCCAGACCGGCCCGACCGCGACCGGCGGATGGCTGGTGGAGCTGGCGCTCGGCCGGGAGGCACCTGCCGCACCCACGCAGGCCGCCGACGGCACCGGGGTGGTCGCGTGA
- a CDS encoding low molecular weight phosphatase family protein yields MRILFVCSGNICRSPLGAQVLTARLGPDAPAFVVESAGTIADDGAPMDAVAAEQSVRLGGDPSAHRSRYLTAEVVERADLVLTAERSHRAAAVSLAPRASKRTFTVKQFARVLAGLEPGDLADVTTPQQLVERVARLRGTVPPPADPADDDVDDPYRRSTATHQRVADELGAALALIADALRATLR; encoded by the coding sequence CTGTTCGTCTGCAGCGGCAACATCTGCCGGTCCCCGCTCGGCGCGCAGGTCCTGACGGCACGACTCGGCCCGGACGCTCCCGCGTTCGTGGTCGAGTCGGCTGGCACCATCGCCGACGACGGCGCCCCGATGGACGCTGTCGCGGCCGAGCAGTCCGTCCGGCTCGGCGGCGACCCCTCGGCCCACCGGTCGCGGTACCTGACGGCCGAGGTCGTCGAGCGCGCCGACCTGGTGCTGACCGCCGAGCGATCGCACCGTGCAGCCGCCGTCTCCCTGGCGCCCCGGGCGTCCAAGCGGACGTTCACGGTCAAGCAGTTCGCGCGGGTGCTCGCCGGCCTCGAGCCCGGTGACCTGGCCGACGTGACGACCCCGCAGCAGCTCGTGGAGCGCGTCGCCCGGCTGCGCGGAACGGTCCCGCCGCCCGCCGACCCGGCCGACGACGACGTGGACGACCCCTACCGTCGCTCGACGGCGACCCACCAGCGCGTCGCGGACGAGCTCGGTGCGGCGCTCGCGCTCATCGCCGACGCACTCCGGGCAACGCTGCGCTGA
- a CDS encoding response regulator gives MIRVLVADDQPLVRAGVSALLGAEPDIEVVGVAADGGEALALARETRPDVACLDIRMPVMNGIELARIFCAPDADPAIPALMLTTFDLDDYVFGALEAGASGFLLKDAEPDTIVDAVRQVAAGNGTLDQALTRRVLREFVSRRSLQPVSGDRADGVLTAREREVLLLLAQGMSNEEIAAALVLEVSTVKSHLARMLPKLGVRSRLQAVVWAYQNRIVTVPEQP, from the coding sequence GTGATCCGCGTGCTGGTCGCCGACGACCAGCCCCTGGTCCGCGCCGGGGTGTCCGCGCTCCTCGGTGCGGAGCCGGACATCGAGGTGGTCGGCGTGGCCGCCGACGGCGGCGAGGCGCTCGCGCTGGCGCGCGAGACACGACCCGACGTCGCCTGCCTGGACATCCGGATGCCGGTGATGAACGGCATCGAACTCGCCCGGATCTTCTGCGCACCGGACGCCGATCCGGCGATCCCCGCGCTCATGCTGACGACGTTCGACCTGGACGACTACGTGTTCGGGGCACTCGAGGCCGGTGCTTCCGGGTTCCTGCTCAAGGACGCCGAGCCGGACACCATCGTCGACGCCGTGCGGCAGGTCGCCGCCGGCAACGGCACGCTCGACCAGGCCCTGACCCGGCGGGTGCTGCGTGAGTTCGTGTCACGGCGGAGCCTGCAGCCGGTCTCCGGCGACCGGGCCGACGGCGTGCTGACCGCCCGCGAGCGCGAGGTGCTCCTGCTGCTGGCACAGGGGATGTCGAACGAGGAGATCGCCGCTGCGCTCGTGCTCGAGGTGTCGACCGTGAAGTCGCACCTGGCACGGATGCTGCCGAAGCTCGGCGTGCGGTCGCGGCTGCAGGCCGTGGTGTGGGCGTACCAGAACCGGATCGTGACGGTGCCGGAACAGCCGTAG
- a CDS encoding polysaccharide biosynthesis tyrosine autokinase — MELRDYITVLRKGWVLIVVLALVGVAAAAGFSLLKKPVYSASAQVFVSTETSGSASDLAQGNTFTQQRVLTYSNLVSTPIVLLPVISSLGLDMNADQLATMVSATAPTSTTLISISVEGTDPVQAADIANATSQSLTNVVQDIEATDASGKSTVKLTRVKQADVPSVPVSPNVPVNVALGLLVGLALGVGIAVLRETLDNRVRTELDVEKISDKPVVGGIAFDAKAAERPLIVQVDPRSPRAESFRTLRTNLQFLDIGSGARTFVMTSSMQSEGKSTTVANLAIALDSAGFRVILIDADLRRPRVAEYMDVEGNAGLTDVLIGRADLEDVAHPWGRGKLVVLPAGPIPPNPSELLGSRAMQDLIERLEQQFDYVLFDAPPLLPVTDAAILAKKASGAIVAVASGQTLKGQLAAAVATLENVGAPISGFVITKMPLKGPGAYGYGRYGYGYGYGQDEDTTPTVNPPKRVGKKLGVLRRAGR, encoded by the coding sequence GTGGAACTCCGCGACTACATCACGGTGCTCCGCAAGGGATGGGTACTGATCGTCGTACTCGCCCTGGTGGGAGTGGCCGCAGCCGCAGGGTTCTCCCTGCTGAAGAAGCCGGTCTACTCGGCATCGGCGCAGGTCTTCGTCTCCACGGAGACGTCCGGCAGCGCGAGCGACCTGGCCCAGGGCAACACGTTCACCCAGCAGCGGGTGCTGACCTACTCGAACCTGGTGTCGACGCCGATCGTGCTGCTGCCGGTCATCTCGTCCCTCGGGCTCGACATGAACGCCGACCAGCTCGCGACGATGGTGTCGGCGACGGCACCGACGAGCACCACCCTCATCTCCATCTCGGTGGAGGGCACCGACCCGGTGCAGGCCGCCGACATCGCGAACGCGACCTCGCAGAGCCTGACCAACGTCGTGCAGGACATCGAGGCCACCGACGCGAGCGGCAAGAGCACGGTCAAGCTCACCCGCGTGAAGCAGGCCGACGTGCCGAGCGTCCCCGTCAGCCCGAACGTGCCCGTCAACGTCGCGCTCGGGCTGCTCGTCGGCCTCGCGCTGGGCGTCGGCATCGCCGTGCTGCGCGAGACCCTGGACAACCGGGTGCGCACCGAGCTCGACGTCGAGAAGATCAGCGACAAGCCGGTCGTGGGTGGGATCGCCTTCGACGCCAAGGCCGCCGAACGCCCGCTCATCGTGCAGGTCGACCCGCGCAGCCCCCGTGCCGAGTCGTTCCGCACGCTCCGCACCAACCTGCAGTTCCTCGACATCGGCAGCGGTGCCCGCACCTTCGTCATGACGTCGTCGATGCAGTCCGAGGGCAAGAGCACCACCGTCGCGAACCTGGCGATCGCCCTGGACAGCGCCGGGTTCCGGGTCATCCTGATCGACGCCGACCTGCGTCGCCCCCGCGTCGCCGAGTACATGGACGTCGAGGGCAACGCCGGTCTGACGGACGTGCTCATCGGCCGCGCCGACCTGGAGGACGTCGCCCACCCGTGGGGTCGCGGCAAGCTCGTCGTCCTGCCCGCCGGACCGATCCCGCCGAACCCGTCCGAGCTGCTCGGGTCCCGCGCCATGCAGGACCTGATCGAACGGCTCGAGCAGCAGTTCGACTACGTGCTGTTCGACGCCCCGCCGCTGCTGCCCGTCACCGACGCGGCGATCCTGGCCAAGAAGGCCTCCGGCGCGATCGTCGCGGTCGCCTCGGGACAGACGCTGAAGGGCCAGCTGGCCGCCGCCGTCGCGACGCTCGAGAACGTCGGCGCCCCGATCTCCGGCTTCGTCATCACGAAGATGCCGCTCAAGGGCCCCGGCGCCTACGGCTACGGACGCTACGGCTACGGGTACGGCTACGGTCAGGACGAGGACACGACCCCGACGGTCAACCCGCCGAAGCGGGTCGGCAAGAAGCTCGGCGTGCTCCGCCGCGCCGGACGCTGA
- a CDS encoding GDSL-type esterase/lipase family protein, whose translation MTTPTAAVTPAAPETAVGSTAAAAAAPTKLTWTYAGDSITEMPKSWMRQLKDSSMTNVGGTAIGSATTTKILANTAHHGADVLVVMAGTNDLRYQRSSASILQNIDKIAARAGADHVVISAIAPSNTTNYGKSHIDRRKLGEILNRDLQNHALTRGWMFVDPWAADRRLDGGWPSSRTYDGVHPTVAMSKKVSVRMQQAIHIAAEGAKGAAG comes from the coding sequence GTGACAACGCCGACGGCAGCCGTCACCCCTGCTGCGCCGGAGACCGCGGTCGGCAGCACGGCCGCTGCAGCCGCAGCCCCGACGAAGTTGACGTGGACGTACGCCGGCGACTCGATCACCGAGATGCCGAAGTCGTGGATGCGGCAGCTGAAGGACTCGTCGATGACCAACGTCGGCGGCACGGCCATCGGCAGCGCGACGACGACCAAGATCCTCGCCAACACCGCCCACCACGGTGCCGACGTGCTGGTCGTCATGGCCGGCACGAACGACCTGCGCTACCAGCGCAGTTCCGCGTCCATCCTGCAGAACATCGACAAGATCGCCGCGCGGGCCGGCGCCGATCACGTCGTCATCTCGGCGATCGCGCCGTCGAACACCACGAACTACGGCAAGAGCCACATCGACCGCCGCAAGCTCGGCGAGATCCTGAACCGCGACCTGCAGAACCACGCGCTGACCCGCGGTTGGATGTTCGTCGACCCGTGGGCAGCCGACCGCCGGCTCGACGGCGGCTGGCCGTCCTCGCGCACGTACGACGGCGTCCACCCGACGGTCGCGATGTCCAAGAAGGTCTCGGTCCGGATGCAGCAGGCGATCCACATCGCCGCCGAGGGCGCCAAGGGTGCAGCGGGCTAG
- a CDS encoding type II CAAX prenyl endopeptidase Rce1 family protein: MRSESATPTTEPSVRRQRDLVVILVALGVAVILTRIVGQVTRTGGIPSPVLQVLAADAAVWVPLVVAAAVVLRRTPRAAMVSRLRLDLGIVVFAIGIVIVCRAVDVFMSIAFTGSTGLVPAPSLGTPDVGLLLVSAIGIVVVSPVLEEVVFRGLFQRRLAAELTPRTRFLAVVVTAFLFALLHLLLGAGGTLLGGFQVFVTTFLLGLLTGTLVAMTDRIGGAILAHVLFNAVAVVATWPR; this comes from the coding sequence ATGCGCTCCGAGTCGGCCACGCCCACCACCGAGCCCAGCGTGCGGCGGCAGCGGGACCTCGTCGTCATCCTCGTCGCACTCGGCGTCGCCGTGATCCTGACCCGGATCGTCGGACAGGTCACCCGGACTGGGGGCATCCCCTCGCCGGTCCTGCAGGTGCTCGCCGCGGACGCCGCCGTGTGGGTGCCGCTCGTCGTCGCGGCCGCCGTGGTGCTCCGTCGGACCCCGCGTGCGGCGATGGTGTCGCGGCTCCGGCTCGACCTGGGGATCGTCGTCTTCGCGATCGGCATCGTGATCGTGTGCCGCGCGGTGGACGTCTTCATGTCGATCGCGTTCACCGGGTCGACCGGGCTGGTCCCCGCACCGTCCCTCGGCACGCCCGACGTCGGGCTGCTGCTCGTGTCGGCGATCGGCATCGTCGTCGTCAGCCCGGTGCTCGAGGAAGTGGTGTTCCGCGGGCTGTTCCAGCGCCGGCTCGCCGCCGAGCTCACGCCCCGCACCCGGTTCCTGGCGGTGGTGGTCACGGCGTTCCTGTTCGCGCTGCTCCACCTGCTGCTCGGCGCTGGTGGCACGTTGCTCGGCGGCTTCCAGGTGTTCGTGACGACGTTCCTGCTCGGCCTGCTCACCGGCACGCTCGTCGCGATGACCGACCGCATCGGCGGCGCGATCCTGGCGCACGTGCTGTTCAACGCGGTCGCGGTCGTCGCCACCTGGCCGCGCTGA